One Gordonia mangrovi genomic region harbors:
- a CDS encoding pyridoxal phosphate-dependent aminotransferase, with translation MTDSCASDTAYVSLDCVRTVSRLRPFGTTVFAEMSALAVEHSAVNLGQGFPDTDGPTSMLETAQRAIADGHNQYPPGLGVPELRRAVARHQENHYDLRYDPDSEVLITVGATEAIAGSVIGLVEPGSEVVMIEPYYDCYAATVAMAGGIRRTVPLVGDGDGFRLDRDRLAAAFTPQTSLMIVNSPHNPTGTVLGDDDLAEIARLCVEHDVVAVTDEVYEHLLFDDRFHRPLATFPGMRERTLRISSAGKTFNCTGWKVGWVSGPADLVAAARAAKQFMSYVGSGPFQPAVAHALDHEMDWVHTSSIELATKRDLLSAALSDAGFGVHRSEAGYFVCADPRPLGFFDGVEFCRMLPERIGVAAVPVSTFVDDTAPWRHLVRFAFSKRADVIAEAAQRLRRL, from the coding sequence ATGACCGACAGCTGCGCGTCCGACACCGCATATGTCAGCCTGGACTGCGTGCGCACCGTTTCTCGCCTCCGCCCGTTCGGCACCACGGTCTTCGCCGAGATGTCCGCGCTGGCCGTGGAGCATTCCGCGGTGAATCTCGGGCAGGGCTTCCCGGACACCGATGGACCGACCTCGATGCTGGAAACCGCACAGCGGGCGATTGCCGACGGCCACAACCAGTATCCGCCTGGCCTCGGCGTTCCCGAGCTCCGTCGGGCCGTCGCCCGGCACCAGGAGAACCACTACGACCTCCGGTACGACCCGGACAGCGAGGTGTTGATCACCGTCGGCGCCACCGAAGCCATTGCCGGTTCGGTGATCGGATTGGTGGAGCCCGGCAGCGAGGTGGTGATGATCGAGCCCTACTACGACTGCTACGCCGCCACCGTCGCAATGGCCGGCGGCATCCGGCGCACCGTCCCACTCGTCGGTGACGGGGACGGGTTCCGGCTCGACCGAGACCGCTTGGCCGCCGCGTTCACACCGCAGACGTCGCTGATGATCGTGAACTCCCCGCACAACCCGACCGGCACCGTGCTCGGTGATGACGACCTCGCGGAGATCGCCCGGCTCTGCGTCGAGCACGACGTCGTCGCCGTGACCGACGAGGTGTACGAACACCTGTTGTTCGATGATCGGTTTCACCGGCCGCTCGCCACATTCCCGGGCATGCGTGAACGCACCCTGCGTATCTCCAGTGCTGGAAAGACGTTCAATTGCACCGGCTGGAAGGTCGGCTGGGTCAGCGGGCCCGCCGACCTGGTGGCGGCGGCCCGAGCGGCCAAGCAGTTCATGTCCTACGTCGGGTCGGGCCCGTTCCAGCCGGCGGTCGCCCACGCTCTCGACCACGAGATGGACTGGGTCCACACATCATCGATCGAACTGGCCACCAAACGCGACCTGCTGTCGGCGGCACTGAGCGATGCCGGATTCGGCGTTCATCGCAGCGAGGCGGGCTACTTCGTGTGCGCCGACCCACGCCCCCTGGGCTTCTTCGACGGCGTCGAGTTCTGCCGGATGCTGCCCGAACGGATCGGCGTCGCAGCAGTGCCGGTCAGCACCTTCGTCGATGACACCGCTCCGTGGCGGCATCTGGTCCGATTCGCGTTCAGCAAGCGTGCGGACGTGATCGCCGAAGCAGCGCAGCGACTTCGGCGGCTCTGA
- a CDS encoding LppU/SCO3897 family protein, whose product MIGIVVVLLALIVALIAFVARDAVTDSDDVAVGDCVTISGSQAEDNISAAKADCGSDTDFTFYVAQKISGGSCPNDDYSRLYWLRDGEETGEQLCLVPNLTQGECYQIPVGGLPTASLSDYQQVECGAIRSAGTEVLRVDSRTQGQPTCSSAQLGVFFALPNPIGYCLGEP is encoded by the coding sequence GTGATCGGGATCGTCGTGGTGCTGCTGGCGCTCATCGTCGCGCTGATCGCATTCGTCGCCCGCGACGCGGTGACCGACAGCGACGACGTTGCTGTCGGCGATTGTGTCACCATCAGCGGCAGCCAAGCCGAGGACAACATCAGCGCGGCCAAGGCGGACTGCGGATCGGACACCGACTTCACCTTCTATGTGGCGCAGAAGATCAGCGGTGGTTCGTGCCCCAACGACGACTACTCGCGGCTGTACTGGCTGCGCGACGGCGAGGAAACGGGGGAGCAGTTGTGCCTGGTCCCGAATCTGACCCAGGGCGAGTGCTACCAGATCCCGGTCGGCGGACTGCCGACGGCGAGCCTCTCGGACTACCAGCAGGTCGAGTGCGGGGCGATCAGGTCTGCCGGCACCGAGGTCTTGCGGGTCGACAGCCGGACACAGGGCCAGCCGACATGTAGCAGTGCCCAGTTGGGAGTGTTCTTCGCGTTGCCCAACCCGATCGGATACTGCCTCGGCGAACCCTGA
- a CDS encoding DNA repair helicase XPB, which produces MTDGPLIVQSDKTLLLEVDHPDAPAARAAIAPFAELERAPEHVHTYRVTPLALWNARAAGHDAEQVVDALVTHSRYAVPQPLLMDVVDTMGRFGRLQLVKHPAHGLTLVSLDRAVLEEVMRHKKVAPMLGNRIDDDTVIVHPSERGRLKQILLKVGWPAEDLAGYVDGEAHPIDLQQDGWHLRDYQQLAADSFWAGGSGVVVLPCGAGKTMVGAAAMAKAGATTLILVTNTVAGRQWKRELVARTTLTEDEIGEYSGERKEIRPVTIATYQVMTRKSKGEYKNLDLFDSRDWGLIIYDEVHLLPAPVFRMTADLQSRRRLGLTATLVREDGREGDVFSLIGPKRYDAPWKDIEAQGWIAPADCIEVRVTLTDEERLQYAVAESDEKYKLCSTAHTKVNVVKSILARHKGSQTLVIGAYIDQLEELGRELDAPVIQGSTKNKEREALFDRFRSGELQTLVVSKVANFSIDLPEASVAVQVSGTFGSRQEEAQRLGRLLRPKKGGGQAHFYSVVSRDTLDADYAAHRQRFLAEQGYAYRITDADDLLGPTIGEESAS; this is translated from the coding sequence GTGACCGATGGACCTTTGATCGTGCAATCCGACAAGACGCTGCTGCTCGAGGTGGATCATCCCGACGCCCCGGCGGCGCGCGCGGCGATCGCGCCCTTCGCCGAGCTCGAGCGCGCGCCCGAGCATGTGCATACCTATCGCGTGACCCCGCTGGCGCTGTGGAACGCGCGCGCCGCCGGCCACGACGCCGAGCAGGTGGTGGACGCACTGGTGACCCACTCGCGGTACGCGGTGCCGCAGCCGCTGCTCATGGACGTCGTGGACACCATGGGCCGCTTCGGTCGACTCCAGCTCGTCAAACACCCGGCGCATGGACTTACGCTGGTCAGCCTCGACCGCGCGGTCCTCGAGGAGGTGATGCGTCACAAGAAGGTCGCGCCGATGCTCGGCAACCGCATCGACGACGACACGGTGATCGTGCACCCCTCCGAACGGGGACGCCTCAAGCAGATCCTGCTGAAGGTCGGCTGGCCCGCCGAGGATCTCGCCGGCTACGTCGACGGCGAGGCACATCCGATCGACCTGCAGCAGGACGGCTGGCACCTGCGTGACTATCAGCAGCTGGCCGCCGACTCGTTCTGGGCCGGTGGCTCCGGCGTGGTGGTGCTGCCGTGCGGTGCGGGCAAGACCATGGTGGGCGCCGCCGCCATGGCGAAGGCCGGCGCGACCACGCTGATCCTGGTGACCAACACGGTCGCGGGCCGGCAGTGGAAGCGCGAGCTGGTGGCCCGTACCACGTTGACCGAGGACGAGATCGGCGAGTACTCGGGTGAGCGCAAGGAGATCCGCCCGGTCACCATCGCGACCTACCAGGTGATGACCCGCAAATCGAAGGGTGAGTACAAGAACCTCGATCTGTTCGACTCGCGTGACTGGGGTCTGATCATCTACGACGAGGTGCACCTGCTGCCCGCACCGGTCTTCCGGATGACCGCTGACCTGCAGTCGCGTCGCCGCCTGGGGCTCACCGCCACTCTGGTGCGCGAAGACGGTCGAGAGGGCGATGTGTTCAGCCTCATCGGCCCGAAGCGCTACGACGCCCCGTGGAAGGACATCGAGGCCCAGGGCTGGATCGCGCCCGCCGACTGCATCGAGGTGCGTGTCACGCTCACCGATGAGGAGCGTCTGCAGTATGCGGTTGCCGAGTCCGACGAGAAGTACAAACTCTGTTCCACCGCGCACACCAAGGTGAACGTGGTGAAGTCGATCCTGGCCCGGCACAAGGGCTCGCAGACCCTGGTCATCGGCGCCTACATCGACCAGCTGGAAGAACTCGGCCGGGAACTCGACGCACCGGTCATCCAGGGGTCGACGAAGAACAAGGAACGCGAGGCCCTGTTCGACCGCTTCCGATCGGGCGAGCTGCAGACGCTGGTGGTGTCGAAGGTGGCGAACTTCTCGATCGACCTGCCGGAGGCGTCGGTGGCCGTCCAGGTCTCGGGCACCTTCGGTTCCCGGCAGGAAGAGGCCCAGCGCCTCGGTAGGCTCCTGCGTCCGAAGAAGGGAGGCGGCCAGGCCCACTTCTACTCGGTCGTCTCTCGCGACACCCTCGATGCCGACTACGCGGCCCATCGTCAGCGGTTCCTGGCCGAACAGGGGTACGCATACCGGATCACCGATGCCGACGACCTGCTCGGGCCGACGATCGGCGAGGAATCCGCAAGCTGA
- a CDS encoding helicase-associated domain-containing protein → MSADDQGVSLADDLALRSDDDLFELLAARPDLASPPPAGTGVLASRALAAPSSALVGEDLDLLDIAVLEQVIALGTGSAGRIPAPTSIDAVVAALSGRADDDEIIARVHHLRTRALVWGPDDAIVSGAHASAALPWRAHHLTGPLARHSAQELQSRLDDLDERERSLLDTLSRGPALGRSRDAAPDADPNQPVARLIAQGLLARIDAQTVELPPMVGQLLRGEPPLHTTDLRAPALHDATAKKRFSHSAIDAAAGGEAIELVRHTSTVIRVLGATPATVLRSGALGVRELRRLAKVSGLEQQRVAFIVELLAYLRLIDAGFPDPPPANDNGELAFAPTATVDGWLHHSPDRQWAALLGAWLEMPRRAWQIGEPDRDGNALAALSGELHDAYAPRQRRAILDTLATATRSVPVDTDALVSALHWRHPRQMRRYSRRVVEQTLREARELGVVAHGALTGVGRAAIGPGEPADAESRLLSAMRLALPEPVDHFLTQADLTLTVPGPMTPELAEQVDLVADLESGGAASVYRVSENSVRRALDAGRTSSELLTMFTAHSSTPVPQSLTYLIEDVARKHGQLRVGVAAAFVRCEDAATLAAVMRSNAAEHLALRALAPTVAVSQAEVRDVIDRLREAGFAPAGEDSTGTLVDLRERGARVGVTRARRQPQSRRPAASPDQLRSVISRMRSADRAASARPAAADTSPAPVRASGGGESATALIQLALRVNRRLRVDYVDAQGSASRHVVTPRTLGAGQLIAVDAGSDEEQRFSLHRITSVELLEA, encoded by the coding sequence ATGAGTGCGGATGACCAGGGAGTGAGCCTGGCCGACGATCTGGCGCTGCGCAGCGACGACGATCTCTTCGAGTTGCTCGCCGCGCGGCCGGATCTGGCGTCGCCGCCACCCGCCGGCACCGGGGTGCTGGCCTCCCGTGCGCTGGCAGCCCCGTCGTCGGCGCTGGTGGGCGAGGATTTGGATCTGCTCGACATCGCGGTGCTCGAACAGGTGATCGCGCTGGGCACCGGGTCCGCCGGACGCATTCCCGCTCCGACCTCGATCGACGCCGTCGTCGCCGCCCTGTCCGGACGTGCCGACGATGATGAGATCATCGCGCGTGTGCACCATCTGCGCACCCGCGCCCTGGTGTGGGGACCGGACGACGCGATCGTGTCCGGTGCGCACGCGTCGGCCGCGCTCCCGTGGCGGGCGCACCACCTCACCGGGCCCCTGGCGCGGCACTCGGCCCAGGAGCTGCAGTCCCGACTCGATGATCTCGACGAACGGGAACGCTCGCTGCTCGACACCTTGTCGCGTGGGCCGGCGCTCGGACGCAGCCGCGACGCGGCCCCGGATGCCGATCCGAATCAACCGGTGGCACGTCTCATCGCGCAGGGGCTCCTCGCCCGCATCGACGCCCAGACCGTCGAGTTGCCGCCGATGGTCGGGCAACTCCTGCGGGGCGAACCACCGCTGCACACCACCGACCTGCGTGCACCCGCACTGCACGACGCGACGGCAAAGAAGCGCTTCTCGCACTCCGCCATCGACGCCGCAGCCGGCGGTGAGGCGATCGAACTGGTCCGCCACACCAGCACGGTGATCCGGGTGCTCGGTGCCACTCCGGCGACGGTGCTCCGCAGCGGTGCGCTCGGCGTGCGGGAATTGCGCAGGCTCGCGAAGGTCAGCGGATTGGAGCAGCAGCGCGTCGCCTTCATCGTTGAACTCCTCGCCTACCTGCGGCTGATCGACGCCGGATTCCCGGACCCGCCGCCGGCCAACGACAACGGCGAACTCGCCTTCGCCCCGACCGCGACGGTCGATGGGTGGCTGCATCATTCTCCCGATCGGCAGTGGGCGGCTCTACTCGGCGCCTGGCTCGAGATGCCCCGCCGGGCATGGCAGATCGGTGAACCCGACCGCGATGGCAATGCGCTCGCCGCGCTGTCCGGCGAACTCCACGACGCCTATGCCCCGCGTCAGCGGCGCGCGATCCTCGACACCCTCGCGACGGCCACCCGATCGGTCCCGGTGGACACCGATGCACTGGTCAGTGCGCTGCATTGGCGGCATCCGCGGCAGATGCGCCGCTACTCGCGTCGTGTCGTCGAGCAGACACTGCGCGAGGCGCGCGAACTCGGGGTGGTCGCCCACGGGGCGCTGACCGGGGTCGGGCGCGCGGCGATCGGGCCCGGCGAACCCGCAGACGCGGAATCACGGCTGCTCTCCGCGATGCGTCTGGCCCTGCCCGAGCCCGTCGACCACTTCCTCACCCAGGCGGACCTGACCCTGACCGTACCCGGGCCGATGACCCCCGAACTCGCCGAACAGGTCGATCTGGTGGCCGACCTGGAGTCCGGCGGCGCAGCGTCGGTGTACCGCGTGTCGGAGAACAGCGTGCGCCGCGCGCTGGATGCCGGACGCACCAGCAGCGAGCTGCTCACGATGTTCACTGCGCACTCCAGTACACCGGTCCCCCAGTCACTGACCTATCTGATCGAGGACGTCGCCCGAAAACACGGTCAGCTACGTGTCGGGGTGGCCGCGGCGTTCGTCCGGTGTGAGGACGCCGCCACGCTGGCAGCGGTGATGCGCAGCAACGCTGCCGAACACCTCGCGCTGCGCGCGCTCGCGCCGACCGTGGCGGTGTCGCAGGCGGAGGTCCGGGACGTGATCGATCGCCTGCGGGAGGCCGGATTCGCCCCCGCCGGTGAGGATTCCACCGGCACCCTGGTGGATTTGCGCGAACGCGGCGCGCGGGTCGGCGTCACGCGGGCGCGGCGCCAACCCCAGTCCCGGCGCCCGGCCGCGTCGCCGGATCAACTGCGCTCGGTCATCTCGCGGATGCGTTCGGCGGATCGCGCGGCATCGGCGCGTCCCGCGGCCGCCGACACCTCGCCGGCGCCGGTCCGCGCGTCCGGCGGTGGTGAGTCGGCCACCGCGCTCATCCAATTGGCGCTACGGGTGAACCGCCGCCTGCGCGTCGACTACGTCGACGCCCAGGGCTCGGCGAGCCGCCATGTGGTCACTCCGCGCACCCTCGGAGCCGGGCAGCTCATCGCGGTCGACGCGGGAAGTGACGAAGAACAACGCTTCTCGCTGCACCGGATCACCAGTGTCGAACTGCTGGAGGCCTGA